A region from the Suricata suricatta isolate VVHF042 unplaced genomic scaffold, meerkat_22Aug2017_6uvM2_HiC HiC_scaffold_21, whole genome shotgun sequence genome encodes:
- the LOC115284811 gene encoding 4-hydroxy-2-oxoglutarate aldolase, mitochondrial, with protein MLGRGIWSSVRQGLSRVLSRNVGGWASGEGKKMDIAGIYPPVTTPFTATAEVDYGKLEENLHKLGTFPFRGFVVQGSNGEFPFLTSIERLEVVSRVRQAMPKDKLLLAGSGCESTQATVEMTVSMAQVGADAAIVVTPCFYRGRMNSAALIHHYTKVADLAPIPVVLYSVPANTGLDLPVDAVVTLSQHPNIVGLKDSGGDVTRMGLIVHKTRRQDFQVLAGSAGFLLASYAVGAVGGVCALANVLGAQVCQLERLCLTGQWEDAQKLQHRLIEPNTAVTRRFGIPGLKKTMDWFGYYGGPCRAPLQELSPSDEEALRMDFTSNGWL; from the exons ATGCTGGGCCGTGGAATCTGGTCTTCTGTGAGGCAGGGGCTGAGCAGGGTCTTGTCCAGGAATGTGGGGGGCTGGGcctcaggggaggggaagaagatggACATTGCAGGCATCTACCCTCCTGTGACCACCCCCTTCACTGCCACTGCGGAGGTAGACTATGGGAAACTGGAGGAGAATCTGCACAAGTTGGGTACCTTCCCCTTCCGAG GCTTCGTGGTCCAGGGCTCCAATGGCGAGTTCCCCTTCCTGACCAGCATCGAGAGGCTGGAGGTGGTGAGCCGCGTCCGCCAGGCCATGCCCAAGGACAAACTGCTGCTAGCCGGCTCTGGCTGCGAGT CCACTCAAGCCACAGTGGAGATGACTGTGAGCATGGCCCAGGTTGGGGCTGATGCCGCCATCGTGGTGACTCCTTGCTTCTATCGTGGCCGCATGAACAGCGCTGCCCTCATTCACCACTACACCAAG GTCGCTGACCTCGCCCCAATCCCTGTGGTGCTCTACAGCGTCCCAGCCAACACGGGGCTGGACCTGCCTGTGGATGCAGTGGTCACGCTCTCCCAGCACCCGAACATCGTGGGCCTCAAGGACAGTGGTGGCGAT GTGACCAGGATGGGGCTGATTGTTCACAAGACCAGGAGGCAGGATTTCCAGGTGTTGGCTGGATCTGCCGGCTTCCTGCTGGCCAGCTATGCCGTGG GAGCTGTGGGGGGCGTGTGTGCCCTGGCCAATGTCCTGGGGGCCCAGGTGTGCCAGCTGGAGCGACTCTGCCTCACAGGGCAATGGGAAGATGCCCAGAAGCTGCAGCACCGTCTCATTGAGCCAAACACTGCG GTGACCCGGCGCTTTGGGATCCCCGGGCTGAAGAAAACCATGGACTGGTTCGGCTACTACGGAGGCCCCTGCCGCGCCCCCTTACAGGAGCTAAGCCCCTCGGATGAGGAGGCGCTGCGTATGGACTTCACCAGTAATGGCTGGCTctga
- the LOC115284812 gene encoding uncharacterized protein C10orf62-like, whose product MLWIQRKRRRKSSPESAQNVQEPPECHQAKNENWIKSHFSRLSEEKLAGCSSAAAPPATSSSGQASTTIHVETFTTRQGEAGTALRRESFSSKKRVSGSSVTKETHKETTKSSSTDEATWAAVAACTKEIDTLGQQLANSMLQRAMAFQNSGHLESRDINQEELKALEDVELKLKGNFLTQRETAVAGMNHTHTVHGHGHHGHQGHPSHLSHQSHSLPNRSHRTYHPFKAT is encoded by the coding sequence ATGCTGTGGattcagaggaagaggagaaggaagtcaTCCCCTGAGTCTGCACAAAATGTGCAGGAGCCACCGGAATGTCACCAAGCAAAGAATGAGAACTGGATTAAATCTCACTTTAGCCGCCTCTCCGAAGAGAAGCTGGCCGGCTGCAGCAGCGCGGCCGCCCCACCGGCCACGAGCAGCAGTGGACAGGCCAGCACCACCATTCACGTGGAGACTTTCACCACGAGGCAAGGAGAGGCGGGCACAGCCCTGCGCCGGGAGTCCTTCAGCAGCAAGAAGAGGGTGTCTGGGTCCTCAGTGACCAAAGAGACCCACAAGGAGACCACAAAATCCTCATCCACGGATGAGGCCACGTGGGCTGCTGTGGCTGCCTGTACCAAGGAGATCGACACCCTAGGACAGCAGCTGGCTAACTCCATGTTGCAGCGTGCCATGGCCTTCCAGAACTCGGGCCACCTGGAGTCCAGAGACATCAACCAGGAGGAGCTGAAGGCCCTCGAGGATGTGGAGTTGAAGCTGAAAGGGAATTTCCTCACCCAGCGGGAGACTGCTGTAGCTGGCATgaaccacacacacactgtccATGGCCATGGTCACCATGGCCACCAGGGTCATcccagccacctgagccaccagagCCACAGCCTGCCCAACCGCAGCCACCGGACCTACCACCCCTTTAAAGCCACCTAA
- the LOC115284806 gene encoding ankyrin repeat domain-containing protein 2-like, with amino-acid sequence MRGQTVPASPSSLGLPGVKVTGGGGRWRIGPVSSWQRRPAGWGWVPWLIKPLRPCGLQRLVIDGTMEGSEEGSEAVKRATALIEERLAQEEENEKLRGTAQQKLPMDMLVLEDEKHRGAPSLALQKVKGQERVRKTSLDLRREIIDVGGIQNLIELRKKRKQKKREALAAPQEPPPEPEEITGPVDEETFLKAAVEGKMKVIEKFLADGGSPDTCDQFRRTALHRASLEGHMEILEKLLERGATVDFQDRLDCTAMHWACRGGHLEVVKLLQSRGADTNMRDKLLSTPLHVAVRTGHVEIVQHFLSLGLDINAKDREGDSALHDAVRLNRYKIIKLLLLHGADMMTKNLAGKTPTDLVQLWQADTRQALEHPEPGVEQNGLEGPAESVQETPQPVPVQ; translated from the exons ATGAGAGGGCAAActgtccctgcctcccccagctccctgggGCTGCCCGGGGTGAAGGTGACaggtgggggaggcaggtggAGAATTGGGCCGGTGAGCTCATGGCAAAGGCGcccggcggggtgggggtgggtgcccTGGCTTATAAAGCCCCTGAGGCCCTGTGGCTTGCAGAGGCTGGTTATAGACGGCACCATGGAGGGCTCTGAGGAGGGCTCTGAGGCAGTGAAGAGGGCCACAGCGCTTATCGAGGAGCGGCTGGcgcaggaggaagagaatgag AAACTCCGAGGGACCGCCCAGCAGAAGCTGCCCATGGACATGCTGGTGTTGGAGGATGAGAAGCACCGCGGGGCTCCGAGTCTGGCCTTACAAAAGGTTAAG GGTCAAGAGCGTGTGCGCAAGACATCGCTAGACCTTCGGCGGGAGATCATCGACGTGGGTGGGATCCAGAACCTCATCGAGCTGCGGAAAAAACGCAAGCAGAAAAAGCGGGAAGCACTGGCCGCCCCCCAGGAGCCACCTCCGGAGCCTGAGGAGATC ACTGGACCTGTGGATGAGGAGACATTCCTGAAAGCAGCAGTGGAGGGGAAAATGAAGGTCATTGAGAAGTTCCTGGCCGATGGGGGTTCCCCAGACACCTGTGATCAG TTCCGACGGACAGCATTGCATCGAGCTTCCCTGGAAGGCCACATGGAGATCCTGGAGAAGCTTCTGGAGAGGGGAGCTACTGTGGACTTCCAGGATCGG CTGGACTGCACAGCCATGCATTGGGCCTGCCGTGGGGGCCACTTGGAGGTGGTAAAACTCCTGCAAAGCCGAGGAGCAGACACCAACATGAGAGATAAG CTGCTGAGTACCCCCCTGCACGTGGCAGTCCGGACGGGGCACGTGGAGATTGTGCAGCACTTTCTGTCCCTGGGCCTGGACATCAATGCCAAAGACAGA GAAGGGGACAGTGCCCTGCATGATGCTGTGAGGCTCAACCGATACAAAATCATCAAATTGCTACTCCTGCATGGGGCTGACATGATGACCAAGAACCTG GCAGGAAAGACCCCCACGGACCTGGTGCAGCTGTGGCAGGCTGACACCCGGCAGGCTCTGGAGCACCCAGAGCCAGGGGTGGAGCAGAACGGGCTGGAGGGTCCTGCTGAGAGTGTGCAGGAGACCCCCCAGCCGGTGCCAGTCCAGTAG
- the LOC115284789 gene encoding ubiquitin domain-containing protein 1 isoform X1: MGNCVGRQRRERPTAPGHPRKRAGRNEPLKKERLKWKSDYPMTDGQLRSKRDEFWDTAPAFEGRKEIWDALKAAAYAAEANDHELAQAILDGASITLPHGTLCECYDELGNRYQLPIYCLSPPVNLLLEHTEEESLEPPEPTPGVRREFPLKVRLSTGKDVRLSASLPDTVGQLKRQLHAQEGIEPSRQRWFFSGKLLTDRTRLQETKIQKDFVIQVIINQPPPPQD, from the exons GGCGCAACGAGCCCTTGAAGAAGGAGCGGCTGAAGTGGAAGAGTGACTACCCCATGACAGACGGGCAGCTGCGGAGCAAACGGGACGAGTTCTGGGACACAGCACCTGCCTTCGAGGGCCGCAAGGAGATCTGGGATGCCCTCAAGGCTGCCGCCTATGCAGCTGAGGCCAACGACCATGAGCTCGCTCAGGCCATCCTGGACGGAGCCAGCATCACCCTGCCTCACG GCACCCTCTGTGAATGCTACGACGAGCTGGGCAATCGCTACCAGCTGCCCATCTACTGCCTGTCGCCGCCTGTGAACCTGCTGCTCGAGCACACTGAGgaggagagcctggagccccctgAGCCCACGCCCGGCGTGCGCCGCGAGTTCCCCCTAAAGGTGCGCCTCTCCACAGGCAAGGACGTGAGGCTCAGCGCCAGCCTGCCCGACACAGTGGGGCAGCTCAAGAGGCAGCTGCATGCCCAGGAGGGCATCGAGCCATCCCGGCAGCGGTGGTTCTTCTCTGGGAAGCTGCTCACAGACCGCACGCGACTCCAGGAAACCAAGATCCAGAAGGATTTTGTCATCCAGGTCATCATCAAccagcccccaccaccccagGACTGA